In the genome of Tripterygium wilfordii isolate XIE 37 chromosome 19, ASM1340144v1, whole genome shotgun sequence, one region contains:
- the LOC119985578 gene encoding O-fucosyltransferase 37 has product MARSRNIKNPFSTLTPSSPTFSFYSDSPLVSLIFSPKKSPRLHSSPRLHTITLSSLSLFFLSLLVSFTFLGIFVLTLIPNSQDSVPCSLIPPSSPLSVSYSQSHFVQASLSSIFSNKEAEAGLAQSIMLPLPAREVSRNVSEEEREFWQQPNGEEYRPCLGFSLDYRRESARISKEKRRFLVVVASGGLNQQRNQIVDAVVIARILEAALVVPVLQVNLIWGDESEFGEIFDVEQFKRTLQADVRVVSSLPSTHLMSRQSIENQIPYDVSPLWIRTKFFRQLSEEGLLVLKGLDSKLSKNLPHDLQKLRCKVAFHALRFASPIRELGYRLARRMWIEGPYIALHLRLEKDVWVRTGCLTGLGPEYDKIITKTRESQPQYLTGRLNMTHAQRRLAGLCPLNALEMARFLKALGAPRSARVYIAGGEPFGGSKAMQPLVADFPNLVTKEMLAREGELSPFTKKASVLAAIDYIVSLSSDVFIPSHGGNMGRALQGHRAYVGHRKYIKPNKRFMIPFFEDSSLSDAEFGRIVRKLHRKTQGQPFPTNNKRDQDVTANPVPECMCKHKTAKSRLAEIENHLNGPNLHSSESSDLSFQPTQCRRRRSAIASPARSKRYSRHR; this is encoded by the exons ATGGCAAGATCGAGGAACATCAAGAACCCCTTCAGTACATTGACTCCATCATCACCAACCTTTAGTTTCTACTCGGACTCTCCATTGGTTTCCCTTATCTTCTCCCCCAAGAAGAGTCCAAGACTCCATAGCAGCCCAAGACTCCATACCATCACTCTCTcatccctctctctcttctttctctccctcCTTGTTTCCTTCACTTTCTTGGGAATTTTCGTTCTCACGTTAATACCCAACTCTCAAGATTCAGTTCCGTGTTCTCTCATTCCTCCATCATCACCATTATCTGTGTCATATTCCCAATCTCATTTCGTTCAAGCTTCCCTTTCTTCAATCTTTTCAAACAAGGAGGCTGAAGCAGGGCTGGCACAGAGTATTATGTTGCCACTGCCGGCTCGTGAAGTGTCCCGGAATGTGTCGGAGGAGGAGAGGGAATTTTGGCAGCAGCCAAATGGAGAAGAGTACAGACCTTGCTTAGGTTTCAGTCTCGACTATCGGAGAGAGTCTGCCCGGATTTCGAAGGAGAAGAGGAGGTTCTTGGTTGTTGTGGCTTCAGGGGGACTGAACCAACAGAGGAATCAGATTGTTGATGCTGTTGTAATTGCAAGAATTCTTGAAGCAGCCTTGGTTGTGCCTGTTTTGCAGGTTAATCTGATTTGGGGTGATGAGAG TGAATTTGGAGAAATTTTTGATGTTGAACAGTTCAAGAGGACTTTACAAGCCGATGTAAGAGTTGTGTCGTCTCTCCCATCGACACATTTGATGTCAAGACAGTCCATTGAAAACCAGATTCCTTACGACGTTTCACCACTTTGGATCCGTACCAAATTCTTCAGACAA CTGAGTGAAGAAGGGCTTCTTGTACTAAAAGGTTTAGATTCTAAGCTCTCAAAGAATCTCCCTCATGATCTGCAAAAGCTTCGATGCAAG GTAGCATTCCACGCATTAAGATTCGCATCACCAATCCGGGAGCTTGGTTATCGTCTTGCTAGGAGGATGTGGATTGAAGGCCCGTACATTGCTCTCCATCTCCGGCTAGAGAAGGATGTGTGGGTCAGAACCGGATGTCTCACTGGTTTAGGCCCTGAGTATGACAAAATCATCACCAAGACTCGAGAGTCTCAACCGCAATACCTCACTGGAAGGCTAAATATGACCCACGCTCAGCGACGACTTGCTGGTCTATGTCCCCTCAATGCATTAGAAATGGCCAGGTTTTTAAAGGCTTTAGGGGCTCCGAGGAGTGCTCGAGTGTATATTGCAGGAGGAGAGCCATTTGGAGGCAGTAAAGCTATGCAACCCCTTGTTGCAGACTTTCCAAACTTAGTGACGAAGGAGATGTTAGCGCGAGAGGGAGAACTCTCACCGTTCACCAAGAAGGCCTCGGTCCTGGCTGCCATTGACTACATTGTCTCACTGAGCAGCGACGTGTTTATACCATCTCATGGAGGAAACATGGGGCGAGCATTGCAGGGACACCGCGCATATGTGGGTCATAGGAAATACATCAAGCCAAACAAGCGATTTATGATTCCTTTCTTCGAGGACTCCTCTCTTTCCGATGCAGAATTCGGAAGAATCGTTCGGAAGCTGCACCGGAAAACTCAAGGACAGCCCTTTCCGACGAATAACAAGAGAGACCAAGATGTAACAGCAAACCCAGTTCCTGAATGTATGTGTAAACACAAGACAG CGAAAAGTAGGCTGGCAGAGATCGAAAATCATTTAAACGGTCCAAACCTTCACAGTTCTGAGTCTTCTGACCTCTCTTTCCAACCCACTCAGTGTCGCCGTCGCCGATCAGCTATAGCTTCTCCGGCGAGGTCCAAG AGGTATTCAAGACACAGATAA
- the LOC119986112 gene encoding nucleolar protein 56-like isoform X2, translated as MTDELRNFLELNLPKVKEGKKPKFSLGLAEPKIGSHISEATKIPCQSNEFVLELLRGVRLHFDRFLKDLKPGDLEKAQLGLGHSYSRAKVKFNVNRVDNMVIQAIFLLDTLDKDINSFSMRVREWYSWHFPELVKIVNDNYLYAKTAKFIEDKAKLSEEKIPELTDILGDEDKAKEVVEAAKASMGQDLSPIDLINVHQFARRVMDLAEYRKKLYDYLVAKMNDIAPNLASLIGEVVGARLISHAGSLTNLAKCPSSTLQILGAEKALFRALKTRGNTPKYGLIFHSSFIGRASAKNKGRMARYLANKCSIASRIDCFSESSSTTFGEKLREQVEERLDFYDKGVAPRKNIDVMKAAIEILENQDMETEEAPKKTSKKKKSKSDATENGELMDEDKPTGDATSEDEKSVKKSKKKEKRRLEQEQTVEEANGSNGVDAEHDGTAAKKKKKKKSKNEDGEGLRTASSAIKKKKKSSKGEVDN; from the exons ATGACCGATGAGTTGAGGAACTTTTTAGAGCTTAATCTCCCAAAAGTTAAGGAAGGTAAGAAGCCAAAGTTTAGCTTAGGACTTGCGGAGCCTAAAATTGGGTCACATATCTCTGAAGCGACTAAAATTCCTTGCCAAAGTAATGAGTTTGTTCTTGAGCTTCTTCGTGGGGTTCGGCTACATTTTGATAGGTTTCTCAAGGATCTGAAG CCTGGAGATTTGGAGAAAGCCCAACTTGGTCTGGGTCACAGCTATAGCAGGGCCAAAGTGAAATTCAATGTGAATAGAGTCGATAATATGGTTATACAGGCTATCTTCCTGCTTGATACTCTTGATAAGGATATTAATTCCTTCTCCATGAGAGTCAG AGAATGGTACTCTTGGCATTTTCCAGAATTAGTGAAGATAGTCAATGACAATTATCTCTATGCCAAAACTGCAAAATTTATTGAGGATAAGGCGAAGTTGTCTGAGGAAAAAATCCCTGAATTGACTGACATACTTGGAGATGAAGATAAAGCAAAGGAGGTTGTAGAAgctgccaaagcatcaatgg GACAAGATTTATCTCCCATTGATTTGATCAATGTGCATCAATTCGCTCGACGGGTAATGGACCTTGCAGAATATAGGAAGAAGCTATATGATTATTTAGTTGCAAAAATGAATGACATAGCCCCAAATTTAGCCTCCTTGATTGGGGAAGTTGTTGGAGCTCGTTTGATTTCTCACGCTGGTAGCCTTACAAATTTGGCCAAGTGCCCTTCTTCCACCCTTCAGATCCTTGGCGCAGAGAAGGCACTTTTCAG GGCATTGAAAACCCGAGGAAACACACCAAAGTATGGTTTGATCTTTCATTCGTCATTTATCGGCCGAGCATCTGCTAAGAACAAGGGTCGCATGGCTCGATATCTTGCAAACAAATGTTCTATTGCCTctcgaattgattgtttttCAG AGAGCAGTTCTACTACGTTTGGCGAGAAACTTCGTGAGCAGGTTGAGGAGCGACTGGATTTCTATGACAAGGGAGTTGCACCTCGTAAAAACATTGATGTGATGAAAGCTGCTATTGAGATCCTTGAAAACCAAG ATATGGAAACAGAAGAAGCACCAAAGAAGAcgagcaagaagaagaaatccAAGTCTGATGCTACCGAAAATGGTGAACTCATGGATGAGGATAAGCCAACTGGTGATGCTACTTCCGAGGATGAAAAATCAGTGAAGAAGAGTAAAAAGAAGGAGAAGCGAAGATTAGAGCAAGAGCAGACGGTTGAAGAAGCCAATGGTTCAAATGGGGTTGACGCTGAGCATGATGGAACAGCCgctaagaagaagaaaaagaagaagagtaaaAATGAAGATGGAGAGGGCTTGCGGACTGCCAGCAGCgccattaaaaagaaaaagaagtcgTCCAAAGGTGAAGTTGATAATTGA
- the LOC119985952 gene encoding adenylate kinase 4-like, giving the protein MASSSLDDVPSVDLMSELLRRMKCSTKLDKRLILIGPGSGKGTQSPLIKDEYCLCHLATGDMLRAAVTAKTPLGIKAKEAMDKGELVSDDLVVGIIDEAMKKPSCQKGFILDGFPRTVTQAQKLDEMVEKQGVKVDKVLNFAIDDSILEERITGRWIHPSSGRTYHTKFAPPKASGVDDVTGEPLVQRKDDTAAVIKSRLEAFHKQTEPVIDYYAKKGNVANLPAEKPPKEVTTEVQKVLSS; this is encoded by the exons ATGGCGAGCAGTTCATTGGATGATGTGCCCTCCGTTGATCTCATGTCGGAGCTCCTTCGCCGCATGAAGTGCTCCACAAAACTAGACAAGCGCCTCATTCTCATCG GTCCTGGCTCAGGAAAAGGAACCCAATCACCACTTATTAAGGATGAATACTGCTTGTGCCACTTAGCTACTGGTGATATGTTAAGGGCTGCTGTTACTGCCAAAACTCCCCTTGGAATCAAGGCTAAGGAGGCTATGGACAAG GGAGAACTTGTCTCGGATGACTTGGTTGTTGGGATCATAGATGAAGCAATGAAGAAACCTTCATGCCAGAAAGGTTTCATTCTTGATGGATTTCCTAGGACTGTAACCCAAGCACAGAAG CTTGATGAGATGGTTGAGAAGCAGGGAGTTAAGGTTGATAAGGTGCTCAATTTTGCAATTGATGACTCAATTTTGGAGGAGAGGATTACTGGTCGCTGGATCCACCCTTCTAGCGGTAGAACTTACCACACTAAATTTGCACCTCCGAAGGCATCTGGAGTTGATGAT GTAACTGGGGAACCTTTGGTTCAACGCAAAGATGATACTGCAGCTGTAATCAAATCTAGGTTGGAGGCATTTCACAAGCAAACCGAACCG GTCATTGATTATTATGCGAAGAAGGGCAATGTTGCTAATCTTCCTGCAGAGAAACCTCCGAAAGAGGTTACGACTGAGGTTCAGAAAGTGCTCTCCTCATGA
- the LOC119986112 gene encoding nucleolar protein 56-like isoform X1, producing the protein MALYLLYEAASGYSLFVANGLDEIGQNTEAVRNSVVDLNRFGKVVQLTAFHPFDSALDALNQCNSVSEGLMTDELRNFLELNLPKVKEGKKPKFSLGLAEPKIGSHISEATKIPCQSNEFVLELLRGVRLHFDRFLKDLKPGDLEKAQLGLGHSYSRAKVKFNVNRVDNMVIQAIFLLDTLDKDINSFSMRVREWYSWHFPELVKIVNDNYLYAKTAKFIEDKAKLSEEKIPELTDILGDEDKAKEVVEAAKASMGQDLSPIDLINVHQFARRVMDLAEYRKKLYDYLVAKMNDIAPNLASLIGEVVGARLISHAGSLTNLAKCPSSTLQILGAEKALFRALKTRGNTPKYGLIFHSSFIGRASAKNKGRMARYLANKCSIASRIDCFSESSSTTFGEKLREQVEERLDFYDKGVAPRKNIDVMKAAIEILENQDMETEEAPKKTSKKKKSKSDATENGELMDEDKPTGDATSEDEKSVKKSKKKEKRRLEQEQTVEEANGSNGVDAEHDGTAAKKKKKKKSKNEDGEGLRTASSAIKKKKKSSKGEVDN; encoded by the exons ATGGCTCTGTATCTGCTGTACGAGGCAGCGTCAGGGTATTCTCTATTTGTCGCCAACGGACTCGATGAAATTGGGCAAAACACAGAGGCTGTTCGGAACTCCGTTGTTGATCTTAATCGGTTTGGGAAGGTCGTCCAGCTCACAGCTTTTCACCCTTTCGATTCTGCTCTAGATGCACTCAATCAGTGCAACTCAGTATCTGAAG GGCTTATGACCGATGAGTTGAGGAACTTTTTAGAGCTTAATCTCCCAAAAGTTAAGGAAGGTAAGAAGCCAAAGTTTAGCTTAGGACTTGCGGAGCCTAAAATTGGGTCACATATCTCTGAAGCGACTAAAATTCCTTGCCAAAGTAATGAGTTTGTTCTTGAGCTTCTTCGTGGGGTTCGGCTACATTTTGATAGGTTTCTCAAGGATCTGAAG CCTGGAGATTTGGAGAAAGCCCAACTTGGTCTGGGTCACAGCTATAGCAGGGCCAAAGTGAAATTCAATGTGAATAGAGTCGATAATATGGTTATACAGGCTATCTTCCTGCTTGATACTCTTGATAAGGATATTAATTCCTTCTCCATGAGAGTCAG AGAATGGTACTCTTGGCATTTTCCAGAATTAGTGAAGATAGTCAATGACAATTATCTCTATGCCAAAACTGCAAAATTTATTGAGGATAAGGCGAAGTTGTCTGAGGAAAAAATCCCTGAATTGACTGACATACTTGGAGATGAAGATAAAGCAAAGGAGGTTGTAGAAgctgccaaagcatcaatgg GACAAGATTTATCTCCCATTGATTTGATCAATGTGCATCAATTCGCTCGACGGGTAATGGACCTTGCAGAATATAGGAAGAAGCTATATGATTATTTAGTTGCAAAAATGAATGACATAGCCCCAAATTTAGCCTCCTTGATTGGGGAAGTTGTTGGAGCTCGTTTGATTTCTCACGCTGGTAGCCTTACAAATTTGGCCAAGTGCCCTTCTTCCACCCTTCAGATCCTTGGCGCAGAGAAGGCACTTTTCAG GGCATTGAAAACCCGAGGAAACACACCAAAGTATGGTTTGATCTTTCATTCGTCATTTATCGGCCGAGCATCTGCTAAGAACAAGGGTCGCATGGCTCGATATCTTGCAAACAAATGTTCTATTGCCTctcgaattgattgtttttCAG AGAGCAGTTCTACTACGTTTGGCGAGAAACTTCGTGAGCAGGTTGAGGAGCGACTGGATTTCTATGACAAGGGAGTTGCACCTCGTAAAAACATTGATGTGATGAAAGCTGCTATTGAGATCCTTGAAAACCAAG ATATGGAAACAGAAGAAGCACCAAAGAAGAcgagcaagaagaagaaatccAAGTCTGATGCTACCGAAAATGGTGAACTCATGGATGAGGATAAGCCAACTGGTGATGCTACTTCCGAGGATGAAAAATCAGTGAAGAAGAGTAAAAAGAAGGAGAAGCGAAGATTAGAGCAAGAGCAGACGGTTGAAGAAGCCAATGGTTCAAATGGGGTTGACGCTGAGCATGATGGAACAGCCgctaagaagaagaaaaagaagaagagtaaaAATGAAGATGGAGAGGGCTTGCGGACTGCCAGCAGCgccattaaaaagaaaaagaagtcgTCCAAAGGTGAAGTTGATAATTGA
- the LOC119985282 gene encoding mitochondrial pyruvate carrier 1-like, protein MASFRAFLNSPVGPKTTHFWGPVANWGFVIAGLVDMQKPPEMISGNMTGVMCVYSGLFMRFAWMVQPRNYLLLACHASNETVQLCQLSRWARAQGYLSEKKEEASPQ, encoded by the exons ATGGCATCTTTCCGAGCGTTCTTGAACAGTCCTGTTGGTCCAAAGACAACTCATTTTTGGGGGCCTGTTGCAAACTGGGGATTTGTTATTGCT GGTCTGGTGGACATGCAGAAACCGCCAGAAATGATTTCTGGCAACATGACAGGAG TAATGTGCGTTTACTCGGGGTTGTTCATGAGGTTTGCATGGATGGTACAGCCTCGTAACTATCTACTTCTGGCATGCCATGCTTCAAATGAGACTGTGCAGCTCTGTCAACTCTCGCGTTGGGCAAGGGCTCAGGG CTACTTgtcagagaagaaagaagaagcctCACCGCAGTAA
- the LOC119984968 gene encoding probable aspartyl aminopeptidase, giving the protein MAAKCEGSSVASDLIDFLNASPTAFHAVDEAKRRLCQAGYEQVSEREDWKLEVGKRYFFTRNHSTIVAFAIGKKFVAGNGFHIVGAHTDSPSLNLKPVSKVTKGGFLEVGVQTYGGGLWHTWFDRDLTVAGRVIIKEEKDGSVAYSHRLVRIKEPIMRIPTLAIHLDRNVNNDGFKVNTQSHLVPVLATSIKAELNKVVAENGPVEGGDGKKSEESTAANSKHHPLLLQIIADQMGCQIDDICDFELQVCDTQPSTLGGATKEFVFSGRLDNLCMSFCSLKALIDSTSSESNLEDESGVRMVALFDHEEVGSNSAQGAGSPVLLDALSRITNSFNSDSKVLQKAIQRSFVVSADMAHALHPNYTDRHEENHQPKLHGGLVIKHNANQRYATNAVTSFIFREIAVKHNLPVQDFVVRNDSACGSTIGPILASGVGIRTVDVGAPQLSMHSIREMCAVDDVKHSYEHFKAFFEEFSHLDAVITVDI; this is encoded by the exons ATGGCAGCGAAGTGCGAAGGGAGTTCCGTTGCTTCTGATTTGATCGACTTCTTGAACGCTAGTCCCACTGCTTTTCACGCTGTTG ATGAGGCGAAGAGACGTTTATGCCAGGCAGGGTACGAACAGGTTTCGGAGAGAGAGGATTGGAAATTGGAAGTCGGCAAGAGATATTTCTTCACTCGGAATCACTCTACTATTGTTGCATTCGCAATTGGTAAAAA ATTTGTCGCTGGAAATGGATTCCATATAGTTGGTGCTCATACTGATAGTCCTAGCCTAAATTTGAAGCCTGTCTCCAAG GTAACCAAAGGCGGGTTTTTGGAGGTTGGTGTTCAAACATATGGAGGTGGTTTGTGGCATACATGGTTTGATCGTGACTTGACAGTTGCTGGTCGAGTGATAATCAAGGAAGAAAAAGATGGTTCTGTAGCCTACTCTCATCGACTAGTTAGAATTAAAGAGCCCATAATGCGAATCCCTACACTTGCAATTCACTTAGACAG AAATGTTAACAATGACGGATTCAAGGTGAACACACAAAGTCATCTTGTTCCCGTTTTGGCGACATCGATCAAG GCGGAACTCAATAAAGTAGTTGCTGAAAATGGTCCCGTTGAAGGTGGAGATGGAAAGAAGTCTGAAGAAAGTACCGCAGCTAACTCAAAGCATCATCCACTTCTGCTACAG ATAATTGCAGATCAGATGGGTTGCCAAATAGATGATATATGTGATTTTGAGTTGCAAGTATGTGATACTCAACCAAGTACCTTAGGTGGAGCTACAAAAGAATTTGTTTTTTCTGGAAGGCTTGATAACCTTTGCATGTCATTTTGCTCTCTGAAG GCACTGATAGACAGTACATCTTCTGAGAGCAATCTGGAGGATGAAAGTGGGGTGAGAATGGTGGCCTTGTTTGATCACGAGGAGGTTGGATCCAATTCAGCACAAGGTGCTGGATCGCCTGTCCTGTTAGATGCtctatcaagaatcacaaattccTTCAACTCAGATTCTAAG GTGCTTCAAAAAGCAATCCAGAGGAGTTTCGTTGTATCAGCTGACATGGCACATGCCCTGCACCCAAATTATACG GATAGGCATGAAGAAAATCATCAGCCCAAGTTGCATGGAGGACTGGTCATCAAACACAATGCAAATCAGCGCTACGCAACCAATGCAGTCACCTCCTTCATTTTTAGAGAAATAGCTGTGAAGCATAACCTTCCTGTTCAG GACTTTGTAGTCCGCAACGACTCGGCTTGTGGTTCAACCATTGGTCCAATCCTAGCCAGTGGTGTGGGGATTCGTACCGTCGACGTCGGTGCCCCGCAATTGTCAATGCACAGTATTCGTGAAATGTGTGCTGTTGATGACGTGAAACATTCATATGAGCATTTCAAGGCCTTCTTTGAGGAGTTCTCACATCTTGATGCTGTGATAACAGTGGATATATAA
- the LOC119985095 gene encoding probable inactive leucine-rich repeat receptor-like protein kinase At3g03770 yields MANCSLFLLLCLTWSFFFLGTYQITSQSQVLLQLRKLLEYPEQLKYWNGEGLDFCFMSSSAQVNITCQNNVVTELKIVGDKPNKAYYYDGFAIPNQTLSDSFSMDSFVATLARLTSLKVLSLVSLGIWGPLPDKIHRLSSLEFLDLGSNFLSGSIPPKLSTMVKLQTLILDHNFFNDTVPNWFDSLSNLTVLSLKNNQLKGPFPSSLHRITTLTDLVLSGNKISGEVPNLSVLRCLHVVDLSSNELDSTLPKMPRGLVVAVLSNNSFSGEIPEQFSQLSHLQQLDISFNSLEGAPPAEIFSLPNISHLNLASNMLSGLLPNHLRCGGKLEFVDISENRLTGDLPSCLSTKSEGRFGNFSGNCLSVDAGHQHPTSHCTEADTNRKHSGGKNVVILVCIIGGALVVMVLLAFVFLVVIRRYCPRGVSEQHLLRKAGPDNSVAGFSSEMLTSARFISQAAKLGTQGLPACRPFTLEELKEATNNFDNSAFIGEGSYGKLYRGRLENGTQVAIRCLLPSQKFSIRNLKLRLDLLAKLRHPHLVCLLGHCIYDGGQDNYTINTVFLIYEYMSGRDFPTQFSENRSGKGLDWSERVAILIGVARAVHFLHTGVIPGFFNNRLKTNNILLNEHGIAKLSDYGLSIISEETGSHGENGGDDKSRQMTIFDDDIYSFGFILLEALIGRSGFAGREALIQDELAFLNNQEERFRVVDSMVMATCSQESLSVVIGIMNKCIHSESWSRPSFEDILWNLQYAAQVQATADEQKMDKTSYQ; encoded by the exons ATGGCGAACTGCAGCTTGTTCTTGTTATTATGTCTTACATGGAGTTTCTTCTTCCTGGGTACCTATCAAATAACCTCACAATCACAAGTGCTGCTTCAGCTAAGGAAACTACTGGAGTACCCAGAGCAATTAAAATACTGGAATGGTGAAGGTTTAGATTTTTGTTTCATGTCGTCATCCGCACAAGTAAACATTACATGCCAAAACAATGTTGTTACTGAGCTCAAAATTGTGGGTGATAAGCCGAACAAGGCTTATTATTATGATGGGTTTGCCATTCCGAATCAAACTTTATCAGACagcttttctatggattcttttGTTGCTACACTGGCAAGGCTAACAAGCTTGAAGGTTCTTAGTTTGGTGTCTTTAGGCATTTGGGGTCCCCTACCAGATAAAATTCATCGGTTGTCTTCACTTGAATTCTTAGATTTAGGTTCAAATTTTCTCTCTGGTTCAATCCCTCCAAAACTATCCACAATGGTAAAGCTTCAAACCCTTATACTGGATCACAATTTCTTCAATGATACAGTCCCCAATTGGTTTGATTCTTTATCTAATTTGACTGTTCTAAGCTTGAAGAACAACCAATTGAAAGGTCCATTTCCATCTTCATTACATAGAATTACAACTCTTACTGATCTTGTTCTGTCCGGCAACAAGATATCTGGGGAAGTTCCGAATCTTAGTGTTCTCAGGTGCCTACATGTGGTGGATTTGAGTTCTAATGAATTGGATTCTACTCTACCAAAAATGCCTAGAGGATTGGTCGTTGCTGTTCTAAGCAACAACTCCTTTTCTGGGGAAATACCGGAGCAATTTAGCCAGCTAAGTCACCTCCAACAACTTGATATATCATTTAATTCATTAGAAGGAGCTCCTCCTGCTGAAATCTTTTCATTGCCAAACATCAGTCACTTGAACTTGGCATCAAACATGTTAAGTGGCTTGCTTCCGAACCATCTAAGATGTGGCGGAAAACTTGAGTTTGTTGATATATCTGAAAACAGGTTGACTGGTGACTTGCCATCTTGCTTAAGCACTAAATCAGAGGGGAGATTTGGTAACTTTAGTGGAAATTGCTTATCCGTTGATGCAGGGCATCAGCACCCAACATCACATTGTACGGAAGCCGACACGAATAGGAAACATTCTGGAGGCAAAAATGTGGTGATACTAGTATGTATTATTGGAGGAGCACTAGTTGTTATGGTGCTTCTggcctttgtttttcttgttgtGATCAGAAGATATTGTCCTCGAGGGGTATCGGAGCAGCATTTGTTGCGTAAGGCAGGGCCGGATAATTCTGTAGCTGGATTCTCCTCTGAGATGCTAACAAGTGCAA GATTTATATCCCAGGCAGCAAAGTTGGGCACACAAGGTCTCCCGGCGTGTCGGCCATTTACTTTAGAAGAGTTGAAGGAAGCTACAAATAATTTCGATAACTCTGCGTTTATTGGTGAAGGTTCATATGGGAAG CTCTATAGAGGAAGACTGGAGAATGGCACCCAAGTGGCCATACGATGCCTGCTACCGTCGCAAAAGTTCTCGATTCGCAACCTTAAACTCAGGTTGGATTTGCTTGCAAAGCTCCGGCATCCACATCTTGTTTGCCTTTTGGGACATTGCATCTATGATGGTGGACAAGATAATTACACTATAAACACAGTCTTCCTTATATACGAATACATGTCTGGCAGAGACTTTCCTACTCAATTTTCAG AAAATAGATCTGGGAAGGGTCTCGACTGGTCGGAGAGAGTGGCCATTTTAATTGGGGTTGCAAGGGCTGTGCATTTCCTGCATACTGGGGTTATTCCTGGTTTCTTCAACAACCGATTGAAGACAAATAATATCTTGCTCAATGAACATGGGATAGCAAAGTTGAGTGACTATGGCCTGTCTATTATCTCAGAAGAAACCGGCAGCCATGGG GAAAATGGAGGCGACGATAAATCAAG GCAAATGACAATATTTGACGATGATATCTATAGCTTTGGATTCATATTACTTGAAGCTCTCATTGGACGTTCCGGATTTGCTGGACGAGAGGCGCTTATACAAGATGAATTG GCATTTTTGAACAACCAGGAGGAACGGTTTAGAGTAGTAGACTCCATGGTGATGGCAACTTGCTCTCAGGAATCTTTATCAGTTGTGATTGGGATAATGAACAAATGTATCCACTCAGAGTCATGGAGCCGTCCTTCTTTTGAGGACATTCTTTGGAACTTACAGTATGCTGCTCAAGTTCAGGCAACAGCAGATGAAcagaaaatggacaaaacttcaTATCAATGA